The following coding sequences lie in one beta proteobacterium CB genomic window:
- a CDS encoding DEAD/DEAH box helicase domain-containing protein — translation MTNTVPEINSPTGAAPSSATPATITFADFGLDPKIQKAVSEQGYNTPTPIQAQSIPHVLAGSDLMGAAQTGTGKTAAFVLPIIQKILRHASSSASPARHPIRALVLTPTRELAVQVAENAANYSKHTDLRAAVVYGGVDMKEQVAILRGGVEILIATPGRLLDHIGSKVANLSQVEILVLDEADRMLDMGFLPDLQRIIDLIPAQRQTLLFSATFSPEIKKLAQSYLRTPVTVEVARQNAAADTVKQVVHMVSSADKQRAIVKVLEARTRQGLSRQCIIFTNSRLGCARLARSLERDGIKAGAIHGDKSQGERTLTLDAFKSGAIEALVATDVAARGLDIPSMPCVINHELPFNAEDFIHRIGRTGRAGSKGDAIALVDASEKRLLDDIEKLMKRKLDIQPLPEGSPSFAPSRSSSRSDAPAKMSDPFFYKPYEPSAASQASPEAVNPEEKKVGITPARPAVGALLGGFKKK, via the coding sequence TTGACAAATACTGTTCCTGAAATAAATTCTCCTACCGGCGCTGCTCCAAGCAGCGCCACCCCAGCAACAATTACCTTTGCTGACTTTGGCTTAGATCCAAAGATTCAAAAAGCGGTATCTGAGCAGGGTTACAACACCCCAACTCCGATTCAAGCGCAATCCATTCCGCACGTATTGGCAGGAAGCGATTTGATGGGCGCAGCCCAAACGGGTACCGGTAAGACGGCTGCTTTTGTGTTGCCAATTATTCAAAAGATTCTGCGTCATGCGAGTAGTAGTGCTTCGCCTGCTCGTCATCCGATCCGTGCTTTAGTACTAACGCCGACGCGTGAGCTGGCCGTTCAGGTTGCTGAGAATGCGGCGAACTATTCCAAGCACACTGATCTGCGTGCTGCCGTGGTTTACGGTGGCGTAGATATGAAAGAGCAAGTTGCCATATTGCGTGGTGGCGTGGAGATTTTGATTGCCACCCCAGGACGCCTGCTTGATCACATTGGCTCAAAGGTAGCCAACCTCTCTCAAGTAGAGATTCTCGTATTGGACGAAGCGGACCGCATGCTCGATATGGGCTTTTTGCCTGACTTGCAGCGTATCATTGATTTGATTCCAGCGCAACGCCAAACACTCTTGTTCTCAGCAACGTTCTCACCTGAAATTAAAAAATTAGCGCAAAGTTATTTGCGTACACCAGTCACTGTTGAAGTGGCGCGCCAAAATGCTGCTGCAGATACTGTCAAGCAAGTGGTGCATATGGTATCTAGCGCTGATAAGCAACGTGCGATTGTGAAAGTGCTTGAAGCGCGTACTCGTCAAGGCTTATCCCGTCAATGCATCATTTTTACCAATAGCCGTTTAGGTTGCGCCCGCTTGGCTCGCTCTTTAGAGCGTGATGGTATTAAAGCTGGTGCGATTCATGGCGATAAAAGTCAGGGTGAGCGCACTCTTACTTTAGATGCATTTAAGTCCGGCGCGATTGAAGCCTTGGTTGCAACTGACGTAGCTGCACGTGGTTTAGATATTCCATCGATGCCTTGTGTTATCAATCATGAGTTGCCGTTTAATGCGGAAGACTTCATTCATCGCATTGGTCGTACGGGTCGTGCGGGTAGTAAGGGTGATGCGATTGCATTGGTCGATGCCAGTGAAAAACGCTTACTCGACGATATCGAAAAGTTGATGAAGCGCAAGTTAGATATTCAGCCATTACCTGAGGGTAGCCCTAGCTTTGCGCCCAGCAGAAGTTCATCAAGATCAGATGCGCCAGCAAAAATGTCCGACCCATTTTTCTATAAGCCTTATGAGCCTAGTGCTGCATCTCAGGCATCCCCAGAGGCCGTAAACCCTGAGGAGAAAAAAGTCGGGATTACGCCTGCAAGGCCGGCTGTTGGTGCTTTGCTCGGCGGCTTTAAGAAAAAGTAA
- a CDS encoding DNA polymerase III, alpha subunit: MASPRFVHLRVHSEFSITDGVVRIDDAVAAAEKDGMGALALTDLSNLFGLVRFYSAARSSGIKPIAGADVWISNPQDPDQPHRLLLLVQNHSGYLNLCQLLSKASLENQSRGRAEVDLKWFSEPASKAEDKAANRTLAYGLIALSGGRWGDVGAALLAGQEDQAKEAAQHWAKLFPNTFYIEVQRGGHPQDEKQLQLACHLASELDLPIVATHPVQFMQRSDFTAHEARVCIAEGELLGNPRRTKKFNQEQYFLSQEEMEKRFADLPVALANSVEIAKRCNLSLTLGQPRLPDFPTPPGITLDDYLLQQSEIGLKRHMERNFPDPEERAKEEARYHERLVFEVKTIAQMGFPGYFLIVADFINWAKNNGVPVGPGRGSGAGSLVAYSLGITDLDPLRYNLLFERFLNPERVSMPDFDIDFCQHGRDRVIQYVKDKYGKDAVSQIATFGTMAARAAIRDVGRVLEQGYNFVDGIAKLIPNKPGQYMTIEMAKKEEKQLGEREKNEDEVRQLLSLAQQLEGMTRNVGMHAGGVLIAPGRLTDFCPLYTQEAKDSKDQESGSVISQFDKDDVEAIGLVKFDFLGLTTLTILAAAEKWIKALHADRKDWNIGEIPLDDEKAFEVLKNANTVAVFQLESRGMQGMLREAKPDRFEDIIALVALYRPGPMDLIPDFIERKHGRQKVEYPDPRIEPVLQETYGIMVYQEQVMQMAQMIGGYSLGGADMLRRAMGKKKPEEMAQHRKIFSDGAKAGGITEGKANEIYDLMERFAGYGFNKSHAAAYALLAYQTAWLKAYYPAEFMAANLSLAMDDTDKVKILYDDCLANNIRVFSPDINTGVYVFTPLRAPDAAPDSPISHIRYGLGAVRGTGEAAIEVIVKAREAGGPFKDLFDFCARVDRRQVNRRAIEALMRAGAFDSLYKDSIPAGGNPYDIRSTLLASLARAIEAAEQAEASINQVSLFEMAGEEDRHLPELVREPVWSEKKRLQDEKSSLGLCLTGHMFDAYREETAHFIRQPLAKVTEGKDQLIAGIITSARMLTGQRGRMMIATIDDGTAAIEVTLYSEVYEPNRSWLKEDELLVAKVNVTPDKFSGGMRIVSEAVMDITGARMRFARNIHLSIDSAIDLKSLRSQIGPYLMSNRVRDPKLGPAAASMPSASEGLKGLMLTAAVTTSGGACLMQFPEELRIYPDDACLHSLNQILAAKQTNTVQVQYQ; encoded by the coding sequence ATGGCTTCACCCCGTTTTGTCCATCTACGCGTCCATTCCGAATTTTCAATTACGGATGGTGTCGTTCGCATTGATGATGCGGTAGCTGCGGCCGAAAAAGACGGCATGGGGGCTCTGGCGCTCACCGATTTGAGTAATTTATTTGGCTTGGTCCGTTTTTATAGTGCTGCACGCTCAAGCGGAATTAAGCCAATTGCGGGTGCGGATGTTTGGATCAGTAACCCCCAGGACCCAGACCAACCACATCGCTTATTGCTCCTAGTTCAAAACCACTCTGGCTATCTCAATCTTTGTCAGTTATTGAGTAAGGCCTCCCTAGAAAATCAATCTCGTGGTCGAGCTGAAGTGGACCTCAAATGGTTTAGTGAGCCCGCTTCCAAAGCTGAAGATAAAGCAGCAAACAGAACACTCGCTTATGGATTAATTGCCCTCTCTGGCGGACGCTGGGGTGATGTGGGTGCTGCGCTCTTAGCAGGCCAAGAAGACCAAGCTAAAGAGGCTGCTCAGCATTGGGCAAAATTATTTCCGAATACTTTTTACATTGAAGTGCAACGTGGCGGCCATCCCCAGGATGAAAAGCAGCTCCAGCTTGCCTGTCATCTTGCTAGCGAGTTAGATTTACCTATCGTTGCAACACATCCTGTGCAGTTTATGCAGCGAAGTGATTTCACAGCGCATGAGGCACGTGTCTGTATCGCGGAGGGTGAGCTCTTAGGTAATCCTCGTCGTACTAAGAAGTTTAATCAAGAGCAGTATTTCTTATCTCAAGAAGAGATGGAAAAGCGCTTTGCGGATTTACCCGTTGCACTGGCTAATTCGGTGGAGATTGCCAAACGCTGTAATCTCTCTTTAACTTTGGGTCAGCCGCGTTTACCGGACTTCCCAACACCGCCTGGTATTACGCTCGACGATTATTTATTGCAGCAATCGGAGATTGGTTTGAAGCGCCATATGGAGCGCAATTTCCCCGATCCAGAAGAGCGTGCCAAGGAAGAGGCTCGTTATCACGAGCGCCTCGTCTTTGAGGTAAAGACCATTGCTCAAATGGGTTTTCCAGGTTACTTCCTGATTGTTGCTGATTTCATTAACTGGGCAAAAAATAATGGCGTGCCAGTAGGTCCGGGTCGAGGATCTGGTGCTGGCTCTTTAGTTGCTTATTCACTCGGTATTACCGATCTTGACCCGCTACGTTACAACTTACTTTTTGAGCGCTTCTTAAATCCTGAGCGGGTATCGATGCCCGACTTTGATATTGACTTTTGCCAGCATGGGCGCGACCGCGTTATTCAGTACGTAAAAGATAAATACGGAAAAGATGCGGTCAGTCAAATCGCTACCTTTGGAACCATGGCGGCAAGAGCGGCGATTCGTGACGTGGGTCGCGTGCTTGAACAAGGCTATAACTTCGTTGATGGTATTGCCAAGCTGATTCCGAATAAGCCAGGTCAGTACATGACTATTGAAATGGCTAAGAAGGAAGAGAAGCAATTAGGCGAGCGCGAAAAGAATGAAGATGAAGTGCGCCAGCTTTTATCTCTTGCGCAACAGTTAGAAGGCATGACCCGTAACGTGGGTATGCATGCGGGTGGTGTACTGATTGCCCCTGGCCGCTTGACAGATTTTTGTCCACTCTATACACAAGAAGCAAAAGACTCAAAGGATCAAGAGAGCGGTTCCGTTATTAGTCAGTTTGACAAGGATGACGTAGAAGCTATCGGTCTGGTGAAGTTTGACTTCTTGGGCTTGACGACGCTCACTATTTTGGCGGCAGCTGAGAAGTGGATTAAGGCGCTGCACGCTGATCGCAAGGATTGGAATATCGGTGAGATTCCCCTCGATGATGAAAAAGCTTTTGAAGTTTTAAAAAATGCGAACACTGTCGCCGTCTTCCAGCTAGAAAGTCGCGGCATGCAAGGCATGCTTCGTGAAGCTAAGCCCGATCGTTTCGAAGATATTATTGCGCTCGTTGCACTCTATCGACCAGGTCCAATGGATTTGATCCCGGACTTTATTGAGCGTAAGCATGGGCGTCAAAAAGTAGAGTATCCGGATCCGCGTATTGAACCTGTTCTACAAGAAACCTACGGCATCATGGTCTACCAAGAGCAGGTCATGCAAATGGCGCAGATGATCGGCGGCTACTCACTTGGTGGCGCGGATATGTTGCGTCGAGCGATGGGCAAGAAGAAGCCTGAAGAGATGGCGCAGCATCGCAAGATTTTTAGTGATGGTGCAAAGGCCGGCGGTATTACTGAAGGCAAGGCCAACGAGATTTATGACTTGATGGAGCGCTTTGCTGGCTATGGATTTAATAAATCTCATGCTGCTGCCTACGCGCTCTTAGCCTATCAAACTGCTTGGCTAAAGGCTTATTACCCAGCAGAATTTATGGCGGCCAACTTATCCCTCGCAATGGATGACACCGATAAGGTGAAGATCCTATATGACGATTGTTTGGCGAATAATATTCGGGTATTCTCGCCAGATATCAATACTGGCGTTTATGTATTTACTCCACTACGTGCACCAGATGCCGCCCCTGATTCTCCAATTAGCCATATTCGTTATGGCTTGGGTGCCGTAAGGGGTACGGGTGAAGCTGCTATTGAAGTAATTGTGAAAGCGCGAGAGGCGGGCGGCCCATTTAAAGATTTATTTGATTTCTGTGCACGCGTTGATCGTAGGCAGGTGAACCGTCGAGCGATTGAAGCTTTAATGCGTGCAGGTGCCTTTGATAGTTTGTATAAGGACTCTATCCCTGCGGGTGGCAATCCTTACGATATTCGATCTACTTTATTGGCTTCTCTTGCGCGGGCAATTGAAGCTGCCGAACAAGCCGAAGCCTCAATCAATCAAGTGAGTTTATTTGAGATGGCGGGGGAAGAAGATCGCCACTTGCCAGAGTTGGTGCGCGAACCAGTCTGGTCTGAAAAGAAACGCCTTCAGGATGAGAAAAGCTCTCTAGGCCTTTGTCTCACTGGCCACATGTTCGACGCTTACCGCGAAGAGACTGCGCATTTCATTCGCCAGCCATTGGCTAAAGTGACAGAAGGTAAGGATCAGTTGATTGCTGGGATTATCACTTCCGCCCGAATGCTGACTGGTCAGCGTGGACGTATGATGATTGCAACGATTGACGATGGAACTGCTGCCATTGAGGTGACCCTCTATAGTGAGGTCTACGAGCCGAATCGTTCTTGGCTCAAAGAAGATGAATTACTGGTAGCGAAAGTTAACGTTACTCCCGACAAGTTTTCTGGTGGAATGCGCATTGTGTCTGAGGCAGTGATGGATATCACTGGAGCGCGCATGCGTTTTGCACGCAATATCCATCTGTCGATCGATTCAGCGATTGATCTCAAATCCTTGCGTAGCCAAATTGGGCCTTACTTAATGAGTAATCGAGTACGAGATCCCAAGTTGGGTCCTGCTGCAGCCTCTATGCCAAGTGCCAGCGAAGGCTTAAAGGGTTTAATGCTTACGGCTGCAGTCACTACTAGTGGTGGAGCCTGCTTGATGCAATTCCCTGAAGAGTTGCGCATCTATCCAGATGATGCTTGCTTGCATAGCTTGAATCAAATTTTGGCAGCCAAACAAACTAACACCGTTCAGGTTCAGTATCAATAA
- a CDS encoding Glycosyl transferase family 2, protein MISVLLATYNWPQALKLCLESLSTQTDLDFEIIIADDGSTSDTKELIEASRKHLPITMTHLWQEDRGFRKTSILNQAIEAARGDYLVFLDGDCLVQPDFIAQHRALSQAKHLVTGSRILLNDELSKQLLSWSHWDFKKFSNNLLSYRLSGGINKYWPLKIKLGDGAWRNYKKFVWRRIKGCNMACWKADALAIGGFDESMTGWGHEDADFVFRLQNRGLIRKSGSWATEVLHLYHRIHDQSNAAENARRVREKILAKAQ, encoded by the coding sequence ATGATCTCAGTACTTCTAGCGACCTACAACTGGCCGCAAGCCCTCAAACTATGTCTTGAGTCACTCAGCACTCAAACTGATTTAGATTTTGAAATCATTATTGCTGATGACGGCTCTACCTCGGATACCAAAGAACTTATTGAAGCATCACGGAAGCATTTGCCGATAACAATGACACATCTTTGGCAAGAGGATCGGGGCTTTCGTAAGACCAGCATTCTCAATCAAGCAATCGAGGCAGCGCGTGGTGACTATCTTGTATTTTTAGATGGCGACTGTCTTGTACAGCCAGACTTTATCGCTCAGCATCGAGCCTTATCTCAGGCAAAGCACTTGGTAACAGGTAGCCGCATCTTACTGAACGACGAGCTCAGCAAGCAACTTCTCTCTTGGTCTCATTGGGACTTTAAGAAATTCAGCAACAACTTATTGAGCTATCGACTATCCGGCGGCATCAATAAGTACTGGCCTCTCAAAATCAAATTAGGCGATGGCGCCTGGCGCAACTACAAGAAATTTGTGTGGCGCCGTATAAAAGGCTGCAATATGGCCTGCTGGAAAGCTGATGCCCTAGCCATTGGCGGCTTTGATGAGAGCATGACTGGTTGGGGACATGAAGATGCTGATTTTGTTTTCAGATTACAAAACAGGGGTTTGATTCGTAAATCTGGATCCTGGGCGACTGAAGTGCTACACCTCTACCACCGTATTCATGATCAATCCAATGCAGCAGAAAATGCGCGGCGCGTCCGTGAAAAAATTCTGGCTAAAGCTCAGTAG
- a CDS encoding glycosyl transferase family protein — protein sequence MTAFSALKPKKVLFIATRQIGDVLVTTPLISQARQLWPNAEFHFLGYRDKLDMLKGNPDIAQTIETSDRPKLKEYLSLFFRLFQRYDLAVVTQPSDRAYFYGLVAAHRRVGVLGGHPQGLTEQDKAKQSKSDKQNAWKKAICLHTVDVDYFAQHVITEKLRLLEIFYQKPQELFSKPISVTAPAGDPITPTIAGQLHSPYIVIHPGPLTAYKRWPLAYWQSLLTWIAEQGWQVVLSASPAKQDLQLNKDIISLLDEKTRSHVIDTAGLLSIPQAGTLIRGAIAYVGVDTSITHLAAACNTPTIALFGPTPPSNFGPWPNGFIGMQPYQLRARSQTVGNVTILQGPGECVPCRKAGCEDRASSNSECLDLLEPNQVIAALQATTNK from the coding sequence ATGACTGCATTCTCAGCACTAAAGCCTAAAAAAGTTTTATTTATTGCGACTCGCCAAATTGGGGATGTCCTTGTCACAACGCCTCTCATTTCACAAGCGCGTCAACTGTGGCCCAATGCTGAGTTTCACTTTTTGGGCTACCGCGATAAGCTCGATATGCTCAAAGGTAATCCTGATATTGCCCAAACAATCGAAACTTCAGACCGCCCTAAACTCAAAGAATATCTCTCCTTATTCTTTAGACTCTTTCAACGTTACGACTTAGCAGTAGTGACGCAACCCAGTGATCGCGCCTATTTCTATGGCTTAGTTGCAGCCCATCGGCGAGTTGGGGTATTAGGCGGTCACCCCCAAGGTCTCACAGAGCAAGATAAAGCTAAGCAAAGCAAAAGTGATAAGCAAAATGCTTGGAAGAAGGCTATTTGTCTGCATACAGTTGATGTAGATTATTTTGCACAACATGTGATTACAGAAAAGCTTCGCCTACTTGAAATTTTTTATCAGAAACCTCAAGAGTTATTTAGCAAGCCAATCTCAGTGACAGCGCCAGCTGGTGATCCCATCACCCCGACTATTGCAGGCCAACTTCACTCACCCTATATTGTGATTCATCCTGGGCCATTGACAGCCTACAAACGATGGCCGCTAGCATATTGGCAATCCTTACTGACATGGATTGCAGAACAAGGTTGGCAAGTTGTGCTGAGTGCATCCCCCGCCAAGCAAGATCTACAACTCAACAAAGACATTATTTCCCTGCTTGATGAAAAGACGCGGAGCCACGTTATTGATACCGCAGGCTTACTCTCCATTCCGCAAGCGGGTACTCTGATTCGTGGGGCGATAGCCTATGTTGGAGTAGATACCTCCATTACCCATCTAGCAGCGGCATGCAATACACCCACCATTGCCTTGTTTGGTCCAACACCACCTAGCAACTTTGGTCCATGGCCTAATGGCTTTATTGGCATGCAACCTTACCAATTAAGGGCTCGCTCGCAAACAGTTGGCAACGTCACCATCCTACAAGGGCCTGGTGAATGCGTTCCCTGCCGCAAAGCAGGCTGCGAAGACCGCGCGAGTAGCAATAGCGAATGCTTGGATCTCTTAGAGCCAAATCAAGTGATTGCAGCGCTTCAAGCGACTACAAATAAATAA
- a CDS encoding Serine--glyoxylate transaminase: MLKLDNHLSGRHFLHIPGPSPVPSRILRAISYQTIDHRGPEFGQFGLKVLDGIKKIFKTEQPVIIYSASGTGSWEGALVNVMNPGDKVLFYETGQFANLWRALGKRLGLDVEVVTKPGQDTWRWGVDASVIEERLRKDTGHEIKAVCVVHNETSTGVTSNIAAVRKAIDSLKHPALLLVDTVSGLGSADYEHDKWGADVTVSGSQKGLMLPPGIGFNALSARAIEVSKTNKMSKAYWAWDEILESNKTGYWPTTPSTNLMYGLHEAIDMMMAEGLDTIFARHQRLAAACREAVNAWGLEIQCQDQDCYSPVLTCIATPEGMDADILRKHALEKFNLSLGTGLGKIKGKAFRIGHLGDCNELSLMAALSGVEMSLGAMGYKPKASGVVAAQEFLK; the protein is encoded by the coding sequence ATGCTAAAACTAGATAACCACCTCTCAGGGCGTCATTTCTTACACATCCCTGGCCCAAGCCCAGTGCCATCGCGCATTTTGCGGGCTATCAGCTACCAAACAATTGATCATCGTGGCCCTGAATTTGGTCAGTTTGGCCTCAAGGTTTTGGATGGCATTAAAAAGATTTTTAAGACCGAGCAGCCAGTGATTATTTACTCGGCCTCTGGAACGGGTTCCTGGGAAGGTGCTTTGGTCAACGTGATGAATCCTGGCGACAAGGTGCTCTTTTACGAAACCGGCCAGTTTGCTAATTTATGGCGCGCTCTAGGTAAGCGTCTGGGCTTGGATGTTGAGGTAGTCACTAAGCCTGGCCAAGATACTTGGCGCTGGGGTGTTGACGCATCGGTTATTGAAGAGCGTTTACGCAAAGATACTGGACATGAAATCAAGGCAGTGTGTGTTGTCCATAACGAAACCTCTACTGGTGTTACTTCCAATATTGCTGCGGTTCGTAAGGCGATTGATTCTCTCAAGCACCCAGCCTTGCTGTTGGTGGACACCGTTTCTGGCTTAGGTTCTGCGGACTATGAGCATGATAAATGGGGCGCCGACGTTACTGTATCGGGATCACAAAAAGGCTTGATGCTGCCTCCGGGTATTGGTTTTAATGCTCTGTCTGCAAGGGCGATTGAAGTCAGTAAAACGAACAAGATGTCCAAGGCCTACTGGGCTTGGGATGAAATCTTGGAGTCCAATAAAACAGGTTATTGGCCAACGACTCCGAGCACGAATTTAATGTACGGCTTACATGAAGCTATCGACATGATGATGGCCGAAGGTCTGGATACGATCTTTGCCCGTCATCAACGTTTAGCGGCAGCTTGTCGTGAAGCGGTGAATGCGTGGGGCTTAGAAATCCAGTGCCAAGATCAAGATTGCTACTCGCCAGTACTCACTTGTATTGCTACACCAGAAGGTATGGATGCAGATATTCTGCGTAAGCATGCTCTGGAGAAGTTCAATTTATCCCTAGGTACAGGCCTTGGAAAAATCAAAGGTAAGGCCTTCCGTATCGGTCATTTAGGTGACTGCAATGAGCTCAGTCTGATGGCTGCGCTCAGTGGAGTGGAGATGAGTTTGGGCGCGATGGGCTATAAGCCCAAGGCAAGCGGTGTTGTTGCCGCCCAAGAATTTCTAAAATAA
- a CDS encoding Glycosyl transferase family 2 — translation MPTLSVILITRNEEANLADCLASLEGIAQQIVVVDTNSTDNTLEIAKNHGAIISQPADWPGFGPQKNRALELATGDWVLSLDADERLTPALRSEILTAIHHAAHVDCFAIPRLSWYCGRFIRHSGWSPDYVDRLFKRGTARFSDDLVHERLIPNGQVAKLENPMLHYSFMNYSQVLQKLDRYSTASAEQAFSNGKKSSPLKAVLHGVWAFTRTYFIRLGFLDGPQGFALAISNGQGTYYRYMKLWQLHQEAAHHQYHST, via the coding sequence ATGCCCACCTTATCCGTCATACTCATCACTCGCAATGAAGAGGCCAATTTGGCCGATTGTTTGGCCTCCCTAGAGGGGATTGCCCAGCAAATCGTGGTGGTTGACACCAATAGCACCGATAACACTCTAGAGATCGCCAAAAATCATGGGGCCATCATTAGCCAACCAGCCGATTGGCCTGGATTTGGGCCTCAAAAGAACCGTGCCTTAGAGCTAGCCACTGGTGACTGGGTGCTCTCCTTGGATGCGGATGAGCGACTGACCCCCGCCCTCAGAAGTGAAATTCTGACGGCCATCCATCATGCAGCCCATGTTGACTGCTTTGCAATTCCACGTCTATCTTGGTACTGCGGGCGCTTTATTCGCCATTCTGGCTGGAGCCCCGATTATGTTGATCGGCTATTTAAGCGGGGAACTGCTCGCTTCTCAGACGATCTAGTTCATGAACGACTGATTCCGAATGGGCAAGTAGCGAAGTTGGAAAATCCCATGTTGCACTACAGCTTCATGAACTACTCACAAGTGTTGCAAAAGTTAGATCGCTACTCAACTGCATCAGCAGAGCAGGCATTTTCAAATGGAAAGAAAAGTAGCCCATTAAAAGCGGTACTTCATGGCGTCTGGGCCTTTACTCGAACCTACTTTATACGCCTTGGTTTTTTAGATGGTCCTCAGGGCTTTGCCTTAGCCATCTCCAATGGACAAGGAACCTACTATCGCTATATGAAGCTGTGGCAATTGCATCAAGAAGCTGCACATCACCAATATCACAGTACATGA
- a CDS encoding glutamate--tRNA ligase, with the protein MPNLKNPPSPADGYRGRFAPSPTGPLHAGSLVAALGSWLDARKNNGKWLLRIEDLDTPRCIPGSDQEIMRQLLACGLSWDEEPTWQSQHQSRYKKALERLNGLQTIYPCNCSRQSIANTLEARGVLTPRNQEMVYPGSCRPQKIPVHENKTIFSAEIAWRLALPPRLKLQFEDLALGQQSQNLNQEVGDFVLRRRDGVFTYQLAVVVDDAEQGITHIVRGADLLNNTARQIYLQSVLGYATPSYLHLPLVLDEHGEKLSKQTLASAIHTENSQQALQALRKAAEHLGLRDLPDGKDISIAEWLLAATQAWNRKITFS; encoded by the coding sequence GTGCCGAATCTAAAAAACCCCCCATCCCCAGCTGACGGCTATCGCGGGCGATTTGCCCCCTCGCCTACTGGCCCGCTACACGCAGGATCCTTGGTTGCCGCCCTTGGAAGCTGGTTAGATGCACGTAAAAATAACGGTAAATGGCTGCTCAGAATCGAGGATTTAGACACCCCCCGCTGCATCCCAGGGTCGGATCAAGAAATCATGCGCCAGCTACTTGCCTGCGGCCTCAGCTGGGATGAGGAGCCAACGTGGCAATCCCAGCACCAAAGTCGCTATAAAAAGGCTTTAGAACGCTTAAATGGGCTTCAAACCATCTACCCCTGCAACTGCTCTCGGCAAAGCATTGCAAATACCCTGGAGGCTCGCGGCGTACTTACCCCCCGCAATCAAGAAATGGTCTACCCAGGAAGTTGCCGCCCCCAAAAAATACCCGTACATGAAAATAAAACCATCTTCTCTGCCGAAATAGCTTGGAGACTCGCCCTTCCACCGAGACTTAAGCTGCAGTTTGAAGATCTAGCTCTAGGCCAGCAAAGTCAAAACCTCAATCAAGAAGTGGGGGATTTTGTATTGCGTCGGAGGGATGGCGTGTTCACCTATCAACTCGCGGTAGTGGTCGATGATGCCGAGCAAGGCATTACTCACATTGTGCGTGGCGCAGATTTACTGAACAACACGGCACGACAAATTTATCTACAAAGCGTCTTGGGGTATGCAACTCCGAGCTACTTGCACCTACCGCTTGTGCTGGATGAGCATGGCGAAAAACTCAGCAAGCAAACGTTAGCGAGCGCCATTCATACCGAGAATTCGCAGCAAGCTTTACAAGCATTACGTAAAGCTGCAGAGCATTTAGGATTGAGAGATCTTCCCGATGGGAAAGATATTTCGATTGCTGAGTGGCTATTGGCAGCCACTCAGGCCTGGAATAGAAAAATTACTTTTTCTTAA